In Macaca nemestrina isolate mMacNem1 chromosome 11, mMacNem.hap1, whole genome shotgun sequence, a single window of DNA contains:
- the LOC105473820 gene encoding erythroferrone isoform X3 → MAPARRPAGARLLLVYAGLLAAAAGLGSPEPGAPSRSRAREEPSPGNELPWGPGESRAGPAARLPEPTADRAHSIDPRDTWMLFVRQSDKGVNGKKRTKGKAKKLKFGLPGPPGPPGPQGPPGPIIPPEALLKEFQLLLKGAVRQRERVEHEPCTCGPAGSVAASLAPVLATAGEDDDDAAGDVVALLAAPLAPGPRAPRVEAAFLCRLRRDALVERRVLHELGIYYLPDSEGAFRRGSGLNLTSGQYRAPVAGFYALAATLHRSGSCRGGGRRAPETTCACSSASSPGASATPPWRPSWAWRTAVSSSPSP, encoded by the exons ATGGCCCCGGCCCGCCGCCCCGCCGGAGCCCGCCTGCTGCTTGTCTACGCGGGCCTGCTGGCCGCCGCCGCGGGCCTGGGGTCCCCGGAGCCTGGGGCGCCCTCGAGGAGCCGCGCCCGCGAGGAGCCGTCGCCCGGGAACGAGCTGCCCTGGGGCCCCGGGGAGAGCCGCGCGGGGCCGGCCGCCCGTCTGCCG GAGCCCACCGCCGATCGTGCACACAGCATCGACCCCCGGGACACCTGGATGCTTTTCGTCAGGCAGAGTGACAAGGGTGTCAACGGCAAGAAGAGGACCAAGGGCAAGGCCAAGAAGCTGAAG TTCGGCTTGCCAGGGCCCCCTGGTCCTCCCGGTCCCCAGGGCCCCCCAGGCCCCATCATCCCACCCGAGGCGCTGCTGAAGGAGTTCCAGCTGCTGCTGAAAG GCGCTGTGCGGCAGCGGGAGCGCGTGGAGCACGAACCCTGCACATGCGGCCCCGCCGGGTCCGTCGCTGCGAGCCTAGCCCCGGTCTTGGCCACCGCCGGGGAGGACGACGACGACGCGGCGGGGGACGTGGTGGCACTGCTGGCCGCGCCCCTGGCCCCGGGGCCGCGGGCGCCGCGCGTGGAGGCCGCTTTCCTCTGCCGCCTGCGCAGGGACGCGTTGGTGGAGCGGCGCGTGCTGCACGAGCTGGGCATCTACTACCTG CCCGACTCGGAGGGTGCCTTCCGCCGCGGCTCAGGCCTGAACTTGACCAGTGGCCAGTACAGGGCGCCCGTGGCTGGCTTCTACGCGCTCGCCGCCACGCTGCAC CGCTCGGGGAGCTGCCGAGGAGGGGGCCGCCGCGCCCCCGAGACCACCTGCGCCTGCTCATCTGCATCCAGTCCCGGTGCCAGCGCAACAC CTCCCTGGAGGCCATCATGGGCCTGGAGAACAGCAGTGAGCTCTTCACCATCTCCGTGA
- the LOC105473820 gene encoding erythroferrone isoform X1: MAPARRPAGARLLLVYAGLLAAAAGLGSPEPGAPSRSRAREEPSPGNELPWGPGESRAGPAARLPEPTADRAHSIDPRDTWMLFVRQSDKGVNGKKRTKGKAKKLKFGLPGPPGPPGPQGPPGPIIPPEALLKEFQLLLKGAVRQRERVEHEPCTCGPAGSVAASLAPVLATAGEDDDDAAGDVVALLAAPLAPGPRAPRVEAAFLCRLRRDALVERRVLHELGIYYLPDSEGAFRRGSGLNLTSGQYRAPVAGFYALAATLHVALGELPRRGPPRPRDHLRLLICIQSRCQRNTSLEAIMGLENSSELFTISVNGILYLQPRPLPPSPEEDEIPFPLPSEVLTHCWDPPTRGKI, translated from the exons ATGGCCCCGGCCCGCCGCCCCGCCGGAGCCCGCCTGCTGCTTGTCTACGCGGGCCTGCTGGCCGCCGCCGCGGGCCTGGGGTCCCCGGAGCCTGGGGCGCCCTCGAGGAGCCGCGCCCGCGAGGAGCCGTCGCCCGGGAACGAGCTGCCCTGGGGCCCCGGGGAGAGCCGCGCGGGGCCGGCCGCCCGTCTGCCG GAGCCCACCGCCGATCGTGCACACAGCATCGACCCCCGGGACACCTGGATGCTTTTCGTCAGGCAGAGTGACAAGGGTGTCAACGGCAAGAAGAGGACCAAGGGCAAGGCCAAGAAGCTGAAG TTCGGCTTGCCAGGGCCCCCTGGTCCTCCCGGTCCCCAGGGCCCCCCAGGCCCCATCATCCCACCCGAGGCGCTGCTGAAGGAGTTCCAGCTGCTGCTGAAAG GCGCTGTGCGGCAGCGGGAGCGCGTGGAGCACGAACCCTGCACATGCGGCCCCGCCGGGTCCGTCGCTGCGAGCCTAGCCCCGGTCTTGGCCACCGCCGGGGAGGACGACGACGACGCGGCGGGGGACGTGGTGGCACTGCTGGCCGCGCCCCTGGCCCCGGGGCCGCGGGCGCCGCGCGTGGAGGCCGCTTTCCTCTGCCGCCTGCGCAGGGACGCGTTGGTGGAGCGGCGCGTGCTGCACGAGCTGGGCATCTACTACCTG CCCGACTCGGAGGGTGCCTTCCGCCGCGGCTCAGGCCTGAACTTGACCAGTGGCCAGTACAGGGCGCCCGTGGCTGGCTTCTACGCGCTCGCCGCCACGCTGCACGTGG CGCTCGGGGAGCTGCCGAGGAGGGGGCCGCCGCGCCCCCGAGACCACCTGCGCCTGCTCATCTGCATCCAGTCCCGGTGCCAGCGCAACAC CTCCCTGGAGGCCATCATGGGCCTGGAGAACAGCAGTGAGCTCTTCACCATCTCCGTGAACGGCATCCTGTACCTGCAG CCAAGGCCCCTTCCGCCCTCTCCAGAGGAGGATGAGAtcccttttcccctcccctctgAGGTGCTGACTCACTGCTGGGATCCACCCACCAGAGGAAAGATCTAG
- the LOC105473820 gene encoding erythroferrone isoform X2 → MAPARRPAGARLLLVYAGLLAAAAGLGSPEPGAPSRSRAREEPSPGNELPWGPGESRAGPAARLPEPTADRAHSIDPRDTWMLFVRQSDKGVNGKKRTKGKAKKLKFGLPGPPGPPGPQGPPGPIIPPEALLKEFQLLLKGAVRQRERVEHEPCTCGPAGSVAASLAPVLATAGEDDDDAAGDVVALLAAPLAPGPRAPRVEAAFLCRLRRDALVERRVLHELGIYYLPDSEGAFRRGSGLNLTSGQYRAPVAGFYALAATLHVALGELPRRGPPRPRDHLRLLICIQSRCQRNTSLEAIMGLENSSELFTISVNGILYLQVGQWASVFLDNASGSSLTVRSGSHFSAVLLGV, encoded by the exons ATGGCCCCGGCCCGCCGCCCCGCCGGAGCCCGCCTGCTGCTTGTCTACGCGGGCCTGCTGGCCGCCGCCGCGGGCCTGGGGTCCCCGGAGCCTGGGGCGCCCTCGAGGAGCCGCGCCCGCGAGGAGCCGTCGCCCGGGAACGAGCTGCCCTGGGGCCCCGGGGAGAGCCGCGCGGGGCCGGCCGCCCGTCTGCCG GAGCCCACCGCCGATCGTGCACACAGCATCGACCCCCGGGACACCTGGATGCTTTTCGTCAGGCAGAGTGACAAGGGTGTCAACGGCAAGAAGAGGACCAAGGGCAAGGCCAAGAAGCTGAAG TTCGGCTTGCCAGGGCCCCCTGGTCCTCCCGGTCCCCAGGGCCCCCCAGGCCCCATCATCCCACCCGAGGCGCTGCTGAAGGAGTTCCAGCTGCTGCTGAAAG GCGCTGTGCGGCAGCGGGAGCGCGTGGAGCACGAACCCTGCACATGCGGCCCCGCCGGGTCCGTCGCTGCGAGCCTAGCCCCGGTCTTGGCCACCGCCGGGGAGGACGACGACGACGCGGCGGGGGACGTGGTGGCACTGCTGGCCGCGCCCCTGGCCCCGGGGCCGCGGGCGCCGCGCGTGGAGGCCGCTTTCCTCTGCCGCCTGCGCAGGGACGCGTTGGTGGAGCGGCGCGTGCTGCACGAGCTGGGCATCTACTACCTG CCCGACTCGGAGGGTGCCTTCCGCCGCGGCTCAGGCCTGAACTTGACCAGTGGCCAGTACAGGGCGCCCGTGGCTGGCTTCTACGCGCTCGCCGCCACGCTGCACGTGG CGCTCGGGGAGCTGCCGAGGAGGGGGCCGCCGCGCCCCCGAGACCACCTGCGCCTGCTCATCTGCATCCAGTCCCGGTGCCAGCGCAACAC CTCCCTGGAGGCCATCATGGGCCTGGAGAACAGCAGTGAGCTCTTCACCATCTCCGTGAACGGCATCCTGTACCTGCAG GTGGGGCAGTGGGCCTCCGTGTTCTTGGACAACGCCAGCGGCTCCTCCCTCACAGTGCGCAGTGGCTCCCACTTCAGCGCTGTCCTCCTGGGCGTGTGA